In Tenacibaculum sp. 190524A02b, the genomic stretch CTGGAACTGTGGATGCTGATTATAGAGGAGAAATAGGTGTTATTTTAGTAAATTTATCCAATGAGGATTTTGTTATAAATAATGGTGAACGAATTGCTCAATTAGTAATAGCAAAACATGAACGCGTTACTTGGCAAGAGGTAGATGTTTTAAATGAAACTGAACGTGGTGCCGGTGGTTTTGGAAGTACTGGAGTATAATTACTTAATATAAAAAATAACATATGATTTTAGGAGTATCAGATTGGTTAAGTAGTAAGTTAGGTTGGAAAGCATCTTATATTAGAATAGCTTTTGTTGCTTCGGTTATATTTGCTGGAGTTGGAATAGGTTTATACTTAATTTTATGGGTTGTTAAAATTTTTTCTAAATAATATAGAAAACTACTTCAAGACAATCTCACGAAGTATTTAATGAGACCATAAATTTAATTTCTAGCTAAGTTTTTTATACACTTGGCTCATTTTTCTTACCTCATCATGTAATAATTCAAAATCTAAAAAGCAATGTGAATGATATTGGTATCCTAACTTTTTATAAAAGTTAAATGCTTGTGGTTGTTCATTCATAACATCCAGCCATATCAATTCATATTGCTTTTTAAGAGCTTCTTTTTCTAACCATTTTAACACTGCTTTCCCTACACCTTGCCCTTGTACTTTTGAGTGTAAATATATTCGGTGTAGTTTTAGTGTTTTTTTATCTTCTAAACCTGATAATTGTTTGTTCCAAAGAATACGAAGGTTTCCTATTTTTTCACCATTAAAAAGAATAAAATAATATGTTGCATTGTCTTCTAATAGTTCTTTTTCAATATTCTTTTTTGAGTATTGACTTTCTAAATACCAAACTCCTTCATCTTTCCAAAAATGTTTGTATGCCAAAGG encodes the following:
- a CDS encoding PspC domain-containing protein codes for the protein MILGVSDWLSSKLGWKASYIRIAFVASVIFAGVGIGLYLILWVVKIFSK
- a CDS encoding GNAT family N-acetyltransferase, with the protein product MQITSNIALKKITNQDCEVLYTVMKEVYPLAYKHFWKDEGVWYLESQYSKKNIEKELLEDNATYYFILFNGEKIGNLRILWNKQLSGLEDKKTLKLHRIYLHSKVQGQGVGKAVLKWLEKEALKKQYELIWLDVMNEQPQAFNFYKKLGYQYHSHCFLDFELLHDEVRKMSQVYKKLS